In one window of Haemophilus parainfluenzae DNA:
- the rplC gene encoding 50S ribosomal protein L3 — MIGLVGRKVGMTRIFNEDGVSVPVTVIEIEANRVTQVKTLENDGYTAVQVTTGSKKANRVTKPEAGHFVKAGVEAGRGLWEFRTEGDEFTLGQEINVDIFADVKKVDVTGTSKGKGFQGGVKRWNFRTQDATHGNSLSHRVLGSIGQNQTPGRVFKGKKMAGHLGAERVTVQSLEVVRVDAERKLLLVKGSVPGAINGDVIVKPAVKA, encoded by the coding sequence ATGATTGGTTTAGTCGGTCGTAAAGTTGGTATGACCCGTATCTTCAATGAAGACGGTGTTTCAGTACCAGTTACCGTTATCGAAATCGAAGCCAACCGCGTAACTCAAGTTAAAACTCTTGAAAACGATGGCTATACTGCAGTTCAAGTTACTACTGGTTCTAAAAAAGCGAATCGTGTAACTAAACCTGAAGCAGGTCATTTCGTGAAAGCAGGTGTTGAAGCTGGTCGCGGTTTATGGGAATTTCGTACTGAAGGTGATGAATTCACTTTAGGTCAAGAAATCAATGTTGACATCTTTGCAGATGTTAAAAAAGTAGATGTTACTGGTACTTCTAAAGGTAAAGGTTTTCAAGGTGGTGTTAAACGTTGGAACTTCCGTACTCAAGATGCTACACACGGTAACTCTTTATCACATCGTGTACTTGGTTCTATTGGTCAAAACCAAACTCCAGGTCGTGTGTTTAAAGGTAAAAAAATGGCAGGACATTTAGGTGCTGAGCGAGTAACCGTTCAATCACTTGAAGTTGTTCGTGTAGATGCTGAGCGTAAATTGCTATTAGTAAAAGGTTCTGTACCTGGTGCTATCAATGGCGATGTTATCGTTAAGCCAGCAGTTAAAGCATAA